The genomic DNA CTTGAAGTATTAGCAGTAAAAACACCAGGACATACACCTGGCAGTGTTTCTTTCTTTGTGAATGATAAATTATTATTCTCAGGAGATACTATTTTTGTAGGTGGACTTGGCCGCCCTGATTTAGGCGGAAAAGTAAGAGAATGGGCAAACGATCTTTATGATACTGTTTATGAAAAGGTTGCTACTATTGCTGATGATGTAGTTGTACTTCCAGGCCATTACGCAAGCTTAGATGAAGAAATGAATTCAAATGGCTACATCGGTGATTTACTCGGCAATATTCGTTCTCGTAACGATATGATGAAAAACAAAGGAAAAGCAGAGTTTGTCGATATGGTTGAAGCAAATGCAAACACAGAAACACCACCAAACTTTGAAGAAATCGTTGCTATCAACCGTGGGGAACTTGAAGCAGATGGTGAAAAACAGCAAGAACTAGAAATTGGACCAAACCGTTGTGCACTTCACCATACTAATTAATTTAGGTGTTTTGTAAAGGGACATTTTTCATGTCCCTTTACAGCTTTAATTGAGGAGGCTTTATTGTTTAATGAACAAATTTATTCCTGCATTTGACTGGATTCGAAATTATAACAAAACAGATTTGACAGGTGATTTGCAAGCGGGATTAATTGTCGCAATTATGCTTATTCCTCAAGGGATGGCATATGCTATGCTTGCAGGATTGCCGCCCGTAATTGGTTTATATGCATCGACAGTTCCGTTAATTATTTATGCTTTATTTGGGACATCCCGTCAATTAGCGGTTGGCCCAGTTGCAATGGTTTCTCTTTTAGTATTAGCAGGTGTATCTACGATAGCAGAGCCTGGTTCTAAAGAATATATTTCACTTGTGTTATTACTTGCACTTATGATCGGGGTTATTCAGTTTTTGATGGGGTTATTTAAGCTTGGATTTATCGTTAACTTCCTTTCACATGGTGTGATTAGTGCATTTACTTCAGCAGCAGCCATCATCATTGGGTTAAGTCAGTTAAAAGAGCTGTTGGGGATCAAGATTGAGTCAAGTAATGTCTTCGGCAAGCTTTGGGAAGTGATTAATAAGTTTACAGAAATTCACGTGACTACGTTTGTAGTTGGAATAATTAGTATCCTTTTACTTGTCGGTTTAAAAAAGTTTCTTCCAAAGGTGCCAGCTCCACTTGTAGTTGTTGTTTTAAGTACACTCTCTGTGTTTTTTTTAAATCTTGAAGAGAAGGGAGTAAAAATTGTTGGAAGCGTTCCTCAAGGTCTTCCATCACTTTCATTTCCTTCTTTTGATATGAATGCTCTTGTAGTATTACTGCCAATTGCTTTAACGATTTCGTTCGTCGGATTTATGGAATCAATTGCAATGGCAAAGGCGATTGCAGCTAAAGAGAAATATAAAGTTGATGCAAATAAAGAACTTATTGGATTAGGTTTAGCAAACGTTGGAGGGTCTTTTTTCTCAGCATATCCGGTAACTGGTGGATTTTCACGTTCAGCAGTTAACTACCAAGCAGGTGCGAGAACACCATTAGCATCGGTTATTACTGCTGTTTTAATTATTTTAACTTTATTATTTTTCACTCCTTTATTTTATTACTTACCAAAGGCAGTGTTAGCAGCAATTATTATGGTCGCTGTGTACGGATTAATCGACTTTAATGAATCGAAAGAACTGTTTAAAATTCAAAAAACGGATGGTTTTACATGGTTAATCACTTTTTTAGCTACATTAACTTTAGGGATTGAACAAGGAATTTTAATCGGAGCAGCATTTTCATTAATTATCTTTATTTGGAGAAGTGCTAATCCACATGTAGCTGAATTAGGTTTATTAGAGACAGAATCAGTGTATAAAAATATTAATCGTTATCCAAATGCAAAAATAGATCCTGAAGTATTAATATTCAGAGTAGATTCATCATTATATTTTGCAAATATGACTTTTCTCGAAGATAAATTATGTGACGCAGCTAGTAAAAAGGAACGATTAAAATGGATAATTTTAGATTTTTCGGGTGTTAACTCAATTGATGCAGTTGCCATTCATTCTTTTGAGGATTTAATTGCTAATTGCAGCAAAGGCGAAGTCAAATTTTTAGCCGCTGGAATGAAAGGCCCTGTTTTAGATTTATTTAAAAAATCTGAGATAAAAGAAAAACTCGGTAATCGGTTTAAATATCATTATTTAACGATTGATCATGCATTAAAAGACATTGGAAAGTAAGGTGACATCGGATGAATGAGCTTGAACTTAAAGAGAAGAATCACTTATTTGTAAAACAAATGAAGGATAAAAATCCATTCTTTTTTGATGAATTAAAAAAAGGACAAGCTCCCGATTACTTTGTCCTTTCTTGCAGTGATTCACGAGTAAGTCCATCTATCGTTACGCAAATGCCATTAGGGCGAATGTTTACACATCGAAATATCGCAAATCAAGTAGATGAAAACGATGGAAGCTTCTCAGCGAGTTTATTTTATGCTCTTAAGCATTTAGGAGTAAAAACAATTATCGTAAAGGGACATACTGATTGCGGCGGTGTAAAGGCAGCTTGGTCTAATAATAACGACGAAGAATTAAAGCCTTGGCTTAAAAACATCACAAAAAGTTTACCTGAAAAGGGAAGCGGAGATTACTCGATTGATACATTAACGAAGCTGAATGTCATTAAACAAGTCGAACGGATAAAAAAGCACCCAATTTATCAGCAGTACGGTGAAGGTGTAGATGTAGTCGGCTGTTTATTTCACGTTGAAAACGGAGAGCTTGAATGCGTAACATCAAGCTTTGAAAAATAAGCCTTAAAGTAAAGCAGGTTGATAAAAACAAAAAATTGTTTTTATCAACCTGCTTTTATTTTATCAATACATCTTTTCTACCTGCTTTTGCAGTTCTTCATTAGCTAAATATTCATTATATGTCATTTGTTGATCGACTAATCCCGTTGGAGTGAGTTCAAAAATTCTGTTAGCGATTGTTTGAATAAATTGATGATCATGGGATGCAAAGATAATAGAACCTTTAAATTGTATTAATCCGTTATTTAAAGCGGTAATTGATTCTAAATCTAGATGGTTCGTCGGCTCATCAAGAAGAAGGACATTCGCTCCACTTAACATCATTTTTGAGAGCATGCAACGTACTTTTTCACCGCCTGATAAAACACTCGGCTTTTTTAAAACTTCCTCTCCTGAAAATAGCATTCTTCCTAGAAAGCTTCTTAAAAAGCTATCACTTTGATCGTGAGGTGAATACTGTCGAAGCCAATCAACGAGTGTTAATTCGTCTTTTTCAAAATAACGAGAATTGTCTTTAGGAAAATACGCTTGGGAAGTAGTCACTCCCCATTTAAAGGAACCGCTGTCTTGTTCGATTTCTCCCATTAAAATTTTAAAAAGTGTTGTTTTAGCGAGTTCATTTTTTCCAACAAGAGCAATTTTATCACCTTTATTCATCATGAAACTGACGTTATCTAACACTTTCACTCCATCGATTGTTTTCGTTAAACCTTCAACTCGAAGCAAATCATTGCCAATTTCACGCTCTGGTGCAAAATGAACGTATGGATAACGGCGGGAAGAAGGTTTAATATCTTCCAATGTAATTTTGTCAAGCAGCTTTTTTCTTGATGTTGCTTGGCGAGACTTCGATGCATTGGCACTAAAACGAGCGATAAAGCTTTGTAGCTCGTTTATTTTTTCTTCTTTCTTCTTATTTGCATCTTGTGACATTTTTAAAGCAAGCTGACTAGACTCATACCAAAAATCATAGTTTCCAACGTATATTTGAATTTTACCAAAATCGAGATCAGCGATATGTGTACAAACTTTATTTAAAAAATGACGATCATGGGAAACGACAATGACTGTATTTTCAAAGTTAATTAAAAATTCCTCAAGCCATTGTATCGCCTTAATATCGAGGTGGTTTGTCGGCTCGTCTAATAATAGCACGTCTGGCTTGCCGAATAATGCTTGAGCAAGAAGCACCTTCACTTTTTCTGCTCCGTTTAACTCAGCCATCGTTTTATTATGCAGCTCTTCTTCTATACCAAGACCTTTTAATAAAATAGCTGCTTCTGATTCTGCCTCCCAACCGTTCATTTCCGCAAATTCTGCTTCAAGTTCAGCAGCTTTTATTCCATCCTCATCTGAAAAATCAGCCTTCATATAAATAGCATCTTTCTCCTGCATCACTTGATAAAGCTTTTCATGACCCATAATGACGACTTGTAGTACGTTATACTCTTCATATTCAAAGTGGTTTTGCTTTAACATTGCAAGTCTTTGTCCAGGTCCCAGGTAAACAGAGCCAGTTTGCGCCTCAATTTCTCCGGCTAAAATTTTCAAAAATGTAGATTTCCCAGCGCCGTTTGCTCCGATAAGACCATAGCAGTTGCCAGGTGTAAACTTAATATTTACATCCTCAAACAACTTTCTGTCTCCATAGCGTAAACTTACATTATTAACAGTAATCATGTATGTTTTATCCTCCATAAACCGTAATCTATCCGATTATATCTTTTTTTAGATGATGATGGTGAATACAAGCAAAAATTTGAAATATATCGTACTATAAGATATAATCTTATAGTACGATATAGAGGAGGGGTGCTTCGCTTGGACCATAAAGTAAAACTGTTAAATCAATATTGGACAGACATTTATTTTTATTTGCATTATCAGCATAAAGATAAAATTTCACATCAAGTCATTCGAATTTTGCAACTTGTAGAAAAACAAGATCAAATAGGAATAAATGAAGTCGCTTCATATATTAACGTCTCCCATAATACCGCATCAGAACATGTTAGACGAATAATAGAGAAAAACTATCTTATTAAAAGAAGGGATCCTCATGATGAAAGAAAAGTTATTCTTCATTTAACTCATTTAGGGAAGGAGGTTTTACATCGAAATACAAGCCTTGATGAGGAAAAATTAAAACAAATTCTTCAGAAATTAAGTGATGATGAAAAGGATTTGCTTGAAAAAGCGTTTAGAATATTGAGTGAAGGTGCAAAAAGATGTATATGATTGGGAAAATTATTGTATCGTCTATTATTATTGGGATTGTTACAGAAATCGCAAGAAGATTTCCTACCTATGGAGGAATTGTAGCCGCTCTTCCTTTAGTTAGTTTATTAAGTATTATTTGGCTGCATGTTCAAGGGGAACAAACAACAACATTAAGTAAATTTATCTTAGGTGTATTATTAGGGTTTCCTGCCTCTGCCGTTTTGTTATTGATTACTTACATATCGTTAAAGAACTCTATTCATTTAGTTATCTCTATTTGTTTCGGAATAGGGGGATGGTTTGCTTTTTTACTGATCCAAGAAGTGATGTTGAAATATGTAGCAGAAAAGATGTAGGAACGGACCGCGGTTAATTTACTTGATATATTAAAATAAAGCAGTTAATAATGAAGTAAATGAGCGTATCATTTGAGAATCGCCCCAGACTGGATTATACACGTTGGTTCGTTTGCCAACAGTTTGGGAAGCTTCGCATCTTTTACTGATAAAATGAAGTGCAGAAAAGAGGGAAAGATCCTTATGGAAAAATCCGAAAAGAAAAATTATCTCGGGATTTGTATCGTTGGTGGAGTATTAATTTCAATTTTAATCGCAGTTGTAGCAAAGCTTGATATGGCTACTTCTCTTATTGTTGGAACGATTATTAGTTTAGCAATCGGTAGCTGGGTTCAAGTTAAAAGCAATCAAAAAAGAGCTAACGCAAGTCATAAGACTGATTGAAAATAGTTGAAAGCGGTAAAACAGCTTGGGGCTGTCCAATAAGCCAATTTTCAGCTATTGGATGCCCCATTTTTATTGTATTTACCCTTTTGGGACAGCCCGACAAAGTTAATGATTGCATTCGCTTCGCTTCTTTTTGAGACTCGATGAAAACGCTTGAACAAGACGGAAACGAATAGAGCAGACGTTCATAAGTTTGTATGTGATGTTACGGTTTATAAATGTTATATTTTTTCATTTTATTATAAAGGGTAACTCGAGAAATTCCTAATAATTTCGCAGCGGCAGATTTATTACCGTACGTTTTTTGCAATGCAAATAAAATAGATGATTTTTCATCATGAAGTCCTGAAGGTTCTATTTCATTGATCGGACTATTCACCGGTTCATTCCGTTTCGTTAATACAAAATTACTTGGTAAGTGATCGGACTTGATAACATCTTCATCGGCTAAAATCATCATCCGTTCAATTGTATTTTTAAGCTGACGAATATTTCCGTTCCATGGAAAATGCATAAACGTTACCATCACTTCTGGATCAATAATTGGAACGGGCTTTTTATATTTTATTGAAAACTCTTTTAAAAATAATTGGATGAGTTCTGGAATGTCCTCTATTCTTTCTCTAAGAGGAGGGATATGGATAGAAACGACGTTTAAACGATAAAATAAATCTTCACGAAACAGACCCTCCTCAATCATTTCTTCTAAGTTTCGATTGGTGGCTGAAATAATTCTCACATCAATAGGGATAGGAGACGTCCCACCAACTCGGTAAAACTCTTTTTCTTGAAGAACTCGTAATAATTTAACTTGAAGTTCTAACGGCAGTTCGCCAATTTCGTCTAAAAATAACGTTCCTCCTTTTGCAACGTCAATTTTTCCAATTTTACCTTCTTTTATCGCGCCAGTAAAAGCCCCTTTTTCATAACCGAATAATTCGCTTTCAAAAAGTGCAGCGGGAATTGCACCACAGTTTAGATCAACAAACGGCTCGTTTGATCGCGGGCTTTCATTATGAATAGCTTGAGCAAATAGCTCTTTTCCGACGCCACTTTCTCCAGTAATGAGAACCGTTGCATCGGTAACAGCCACTTTTTTTGCTAAATGAATAGCAGAAGATAGCGCTTGACTTCTTCCTTTAATTTTATGAAATGAATCATCGATATGTTTCATTTCAATTTTACTTTCTAAATCGCGAATATAAGCGGTTGTTGTTGTTAGCTCATCATTCAGTTTAACGACATCAGTAATATCTCTTTCTACAGATATTCCTCCAATCAATTGGTCATCTTTCATCATTGGTAAAGTATTAATGAGCACGTGAACACCTGATTGTGGTTGATTGTATTGGCGAACGACTCCGCTTTTTTCTTTTAATGTAGACATAAGAACAACTGATTCTTCTTTGAAAAAATCAGTAATAGGCTTGCCAAGCATTTCCTCAGTTGTTGTTTCATAAAGCTCTTCAGCTTTCGGGTTCCAAGCGATTACTTTTCCTTCGTTATCAACAATTGTAATCGCATCATCAACAGCACGAAGTACCGTATCATTCAAGATAGAGAGATTTTTCCATTGATCTACAATCGCTTTTAATAATGAAGCAAATGGGATCCATCGAACAGGTTTCCCGTCATCATCAATTAACAAGATATCCTTTTGATCAGTCATATCATTAACGTCGGAAAGGAAACTATTTTTATGATATTGATTCATTTTTTCGAGATTTTCTTGCTCAGCTAACGGTAATGAAAGAGAGTAAAGTGTTATGTTGTCTTTTAACATTTACAATCACCTATTAATTGTTTAGTCATTTACAAAAGTGTAAACATCCTTACACATATTATACACTTTTGTTTACACATATTATACACTGCTCTGGAAAGAGACGAATATAATCCACATTAATGATTTGGCACGAAAATTGCATTAATAATTAATAGTATGACAATTCATTCAGAGGAGGAAAAAACATGTTACCTTACAAACATGAACCATTTACTGATTTTTCAAACAAAGAAAATATAAAAGCATTTAATGAGGCACTAGAATTTGTCAATTCTCAACTCGGAAAAGAGTATCCGCTTACAATTGGCGGTGAAAAGGTGACAACGGATGAAAAAATTGTTTCAACAAACCCAGCTAATAAAGAAGAAGTAATTGGAATTGTTTCGAAAGCAAACAAAGATTTAGCTGAAAAAGCGATGCAAGCTGCGGTTACTTCGTTTGAAACATGGAAGAAATTTAATCCAGAGACTCGTGCACATATTATTTTGCGTGCAGCAACGATGCTTCGCCACCGTAAGCATGAATTTTCAGCATATCTCGTAAAGGAAGCTGGAAAGCCGTGGAAAGAGGCGGATGCAGATACTGCTGAAGCAATTGACTTTCTCGAGTATTATTCACGACAAATGTTAAAGTTGAAAGACGGTATTCCTGTTCAAAGCCGGGAAGGAGAGCTGAATCAATTTAACTATATTCCGCTTGGAGTTGGTGTCATCATTTCACCATTTAACTTCCCGTTAGCGATCATGGCTGGAACAACAGTCGCAGCAATTGTGTCTGGAAATACTGTGTTATTAAAACCAGCTAATACTACTCCAGTCGTTGCGGCAAAATTTGTTGAATTATTAGAGGAAGCAGGGTTGCCGGCAGGAGTAGTGAACTTTATTCCAGGAAGCGGAGCGGAAATCGGCGATTATCTTGTTGATCATCCAAAAACTCGGTTTATATCATTTACTGGCTCACGAGATGTCGGTTGCCGTATATATGAGCGAGCAGCAAAAGTAAATCCTGGTCAAATTTGGCTAAAGCGTGTCATTGCTGAAATGGGTGGAAAAGATACAGTTCTTGTTGATAAAGATGCAGATTTGGATTTAGCAGCTGCTTCTATTGTATACTCAGCATTCGGCTTTTCCGGGCAAAAATGTTCTGCTGGCTCGCGGGCGGTTATTCATCAAGATGTATATGATGAAGTATTAGAAAAAGCAGTTTCCTTAACGAAAACGTTATCGCTTGGAAATCCTGAAGATGTAAACACTTACATGGGGCCTGTCATTGACAAAGCAGCATTTAACAAAATAATGAGTTACATTGAGATCGGAAAAGAAGAAGGCAAATTAATGACTGGAGGAGAAGGTGACGCTGCAAAAGGCTACTTTATTCAACCAACAATATTTGCTGATGTGAACGAAAAGGCGCGAATAATGCAGGAAGAAATTTTCGGTCCGGTTGTTGCCGTTTGTAAAGCCCAGGATTTCGATCACATGCTCGAAATTGCTAATAATACAGAATATGGATTAACGGGTGCTCTCTTATCAAATAATCGTGAGCATATTGAAAGAGCGAGAGAAGAGTTTCACGTTGGAAACTTATATTTCAATCGAGGTTGTACTGGTGCAATCGTTGGCTATCAGCCGTTTGGAGGTTTTAATATGTCTGGAACTGATTCAAAGGCTGGAGGTCCAGATTATTTAATTCTTCATATGCAAGCAAAAACAACTTCTGAAATGTTTTAAAAAATATAAGCGGGCAGTGTTTTACACTGCCCCAACAACATGGGGGGATCAACATGATAGAGACGATATCAAAAAACTTTTTCTTGCGCATATCTGAAAGTAAGTTTTTAAACAAGGCAGCACGTAAATGGGGACTTAAATTTGGAGCTGGCCAAGTAGTAGCTGGAGAAACAATTGATAGTGCAATTAAAAAAGTAAGAGAGTTAAATGATAAAGGATTAGTATGTACACTAGATCATTTAGGCGAGTTTGTCTCAAGCAAAGAAGAAGCAAGCGAAGCGACACAATATTGTATCGATACTTTAGATGCGATCGCTAAATCAGGTGTCGAGTGTAATCTCTCTGTGAAAATGACTCAGCTCGGGCTAGACATTGATAAAGATTTTTGTTTAAACAATATAAAAAAAATTGTGTCTACCGCTAAAAAGTATGATAAT from Bacillus aquiflavi includes the following:
- a CDS encoding ABC-F family ATP-binding cassette domain-containing protein; this translates as MITVNNVSLRYGDRKLFEDVNIKFTPGNCYGLIGANGAGKSTFLKILAGEIEAQTGSVYLGPGQRLAMLKQNHFEYEEYNVLQVVIMGHEKLYQVMQEKDAIYMKADFSDEDGIKAAELEAEFAEMNGWEAESEAAILLKGLGIEEELHNKTMAELNGAEKVKVLLAQALFGKPDVLLLDEPTNHLDIKAIQWLEEFLINFENTVIVVSHDRHFLNKVCTHIADLDFGKIQIYVGNYDFWYESSQLALKMSQDANKKKEEKINELQSFIARFSANASKSRQATSRKKLLDKITLEDIKPSSRRYPYVHFAPEREIGNDLLRVEGLTKTIDGVKVLDNVSFMMNKGDKIALVGKNELAKTTLFKILMGEIEQDSGSFKWGVTTSQAYFPKDNSRYFEKDELTLVDWLRQYSPHDQSDSFLRSFLGRMLFSGEEVLKKPSVLSGGEKVRCMLSKMMLSGANVLLLDEPTNHLDLESITALNNGLIQFKGSIIFASHDHQFIQTIANRIFELTPTGLVDQQMTYNEYLANEELQKQVEKMY
- a CDS encoding carbonic anhydrase; the protein is MNELELKEKNHLFVKQMKDKNPFFFDELKKGQAPDYFVLSCSDSRVSPSIVTQMPLGRMFTHRNIANQVDENDGSFSASLFYALKHLGVKTIIVKGHTDCGGVKAAWSNNNDEELKPWLKNITKSLPEKGSGDYSIDTLTKLNVIKQVERIKKHPIYQQYGEGVDVVGCLFHVENGELECVTSSFEK
- a CDS encoding MarR family winged helix-turn-helix transcriptional regulator, which codes for MDHKVKLLNQYWTDIYFYLHYQHKDKISHQVIRILQLVEKQDQIGINEVASYINVSHNTASEHVRRIIEKNYLIKRRDPHDERKVILHLTHLGKEVLHRNTSLDEEKLKQILQKLSDDEKDLLEKAFRILSEGAKRCI
- the pruA gene encoding L-glutamate gamma-semialdehyde dehydrogenase: MLPYKHEPFTDFSNKENIKAFNEALEFVNSQLGKEYPLTIGGEKVTTDEKIVSTNPANKEEVIGIVSKANKDLAEKAMQAAVTSFETWKKFNPETRAHIILRAATMLRHRKHEFSAYLVKEAGKPWKEADADTAEAIDFLEYYSRQMLKLKDGIPVQSREGELNQFNYIPLGVGVIISPFNFPLAIMAGTTVAAIVSGNTVLLKPANTTPVVAAKFVELLEEAGLPAGVVNFIPGSGAEIGDYLVDHPKTRFISFTGSRDVGCRIYERAAKVNPGQIWLKRVIAEMGGKDTVLVDKDADLDLAAASIVYSAFGFSGQKCSAGSRAVIHQDVYDEVLEKAVSLTKTLSLGNPEDVNTYMGPVIDKAAFNKIMSYIEIGKEEGKLMTGGEGDAAKGYFIQPTIFADVNEKARIMQEEIFGPVVAVCKAQDFDHMLEIANNTEYGLTGALLSNNREHIERAREEFHVGNLYFNRGCTGAIVGYQPFGGFNMSGTDSKAGGPDYLILHMQAKTTSEMF
- a CDS encoding sigma-54 interaction domain-containing protein, with the translated sequence MLKDNITLYSLSLPLAEQENLEKMNQYHKNSFLSDVNDMTDQKDILLIDDDGKPVRWIPFASLLKAIVDQWKNLSILNDTVLRAVDDAITIVDNEGKVIAWNPKAEELYETTTEEMLGKPITDFFKEESVVLMSTLKEKSGVVRQYNQPQSGVHVLINTLPMMKDDQLIGGISVERDITDVVKLNDELTTTTAYIRDLESKIEMKHIDDSFHKIKGRSQALSSAIHLAKKVAVTDATVLITGESGVGKELFAQAIHNESPRSNEPFVDLNCGAIPAALFESELFGYEKGAFTGAIKEGKIGKIDVAKGGTLFLDEIGELPLELQVKLLRVLQEKEFYRVGGTSPIPIDVRIISATNRNLEEMIEEGLFREDLFYRLNVVSIHIPPLRERIEDIPELIQLFLKEFSIKYKKPVPIIDPEVMVTFMHFPWNGNIRQLKNTIERMMILADEDVIKSDHLPSNFVLTKRNEPVNSPINEIEPSGLHDEKSSILFALQKTYGNKSAAAKLLGISRVTLYNKMKKYNIYKP
- a CDS encoding SulP family inorganic anion transporter; the protein is MNKFIPAFDWIRNYNKTDLTGDLQAGLIVAIMLIPQGMAYAMLAGLPPVIGLYASTVPLIIYALFGTSRQLAVGPVAMVSLLVLAGVSTIAEPGSKEYISLVLLLALMIGVIQFLMGLFKLGFIVNFLSHGVISAFTSAAAIIIGLSQLKELLGIKIESSNVFGKLWEVINKFTEIHVTTFVVGIISILLLVGLKKFLPKVPAPLVVVVLSTLSVFFLNLEEKGVKIVGSVPQGLPSLSFPSFDMNALVVLLPIALTISFVGFMESIAMAKAIAAKEKYKVDANKELIGLGLANVGGSFFSAYPVTGGFSRSAVNYQAGARTPLASVITAVLIILTLLFFTPLFYYLPKAVLAAIIMVAVYGLIDFNESKELFKIQKTDGFTWLITFLATLTLGIEQGILIGAAFSLIIFIWRSANPHVAELGLLETESVYKNINRYPNAKIDPEVLIFRVDSSLYFANMTFLEDKLCDAASKKERLKWIILDFSGVNSIDAVAIHSFEDLIANCSKGEVKFLAAGMKGPVLDLFKKSEIKEKLGNRFKYHYLTIDHALKDIGK
- a CDS encoding DUF3147 family protein, producing the protein MYMIGKIIVSSIIIGIVTEIARRFPTYGGIVAALPLVSLLSIIWLHVQGEQTTTLSKFILGVLLGFPASAVLLLITYISLKNSIHLVISICFGIGGWFAFLLIQEVMLKYVAEKM